One Streptomyces umbrinus genomic window, GGGCCGCCGGGTCGCCGCGCTGGCCGAGCAGCTGGCGGCCAACCCCCTGGTCCGCAGCCAGCTCGTACGGCCCGCGCCGCTGGAGGCCCTCGCCCCGCTGGTGAACTCCACACAGACCCAGTCCGGGGTCACCTCCGTGACGGTGACCGACGCCGACGGCCGGATCGTCAGCTCCACGAACCCCACGGCGCTCGGCGACCGACTGGCGCTCGGCGAGGGCGCCGCCGAGGGCCGGGGCTGGTCGGGTTCGCTGACCCTGGACGGCAGCCGCCAGCTCGTGGCCCAGGTGCCGGTACTCGGCGCGACACAGCAGAACCTCGGTCAGTACCTGGGAACGGTGATGATCGGCGAGGCCGACCCGACCGTGTGGCAGCGGCTCAACGGCGCGTCCTCGTACCTGCTCGCCTACCTCGGCATCGCCAGTGGACTCGGCCTGGTGGGCTCCTGGCTGCTGGCCAGACGCGTCAAACGGCAGACCCTGGGCCTCGAACCCCGCGAGATCGCCGGCCTTGCCGAGCACCGTGAGGCGATGCTGTACGGGATCGCCGAGGGCGTGATCGCCCTGGACCCGCAGCACCGGCTCACCCTGGCCAACGACATGGGTCTGCGCCTGCTCGACCTTCCCGAGGACTGCGTGGGCCAGAGCCTGGCCGAGCTCGGCATCGAGGGACGGCTGCGGGACGTCCTGGTGGGCGACCGCAAGGGCGCGCCCCACGAGCGCGACGAGGTCGTGATCAGGCACGGCCGGGTGCTGGTGATGAACCGGATGACCGTGACCAAGGACGGCCGCCCGCTCGGCTCGGTCACCACCCTGCGCGACCGGACCGAACTGGCGCGGCTGGAGCGGGAGATCGGCTCCTTCCGCAGCTCGTCCGAGCTACTGCGCGCGCAGGCCCACGAGTTCGCCAACCAGCTGCACACCATCTCCGGGCTGATCGAGATCGGCGAGGAGGACGAAGTCGTGTGCTACATCCGCGCGTTGAACCAGCGCCGCCAGTCGCTGGACGTCACCCTCAGCCGCCGAGTCCGTGACACCGCCGTCGCCGCCCTGCTCATGGCGAAGGCGTCACTGGCCGCCGAACGGAAGGTGCGGCTGCGGATCTCCGACAGCACCGCGCTCGACCGGCTCGTTCCCGAGGACGCCGCCGATGTGGCGACCGTGGTCGGCAACCTTGTCGACAACGCCGTGGACGCCGCGTCCGTCGCCGGGGTCGCGGGCGAGGCGGACGGCCACGAGGCCTGGGTCGAGGTCGAACTGAGGCAGGACGCCTCCAGCGTGGAGATCGTGGTCCGCGACTCCGGGCCCGGCGTCGCCCCGGAACTCGCCCGGGAGGTCTTCCTGCACGGCTTCACCACCAAGGCGGCCCAGGAGGGCGAGCGGGGTATCGGCCTGGCGCTCACCCGGCTGGTCTGCGAGCGTCACGGTGGTGAGATCTCGGTGACCAACACCCCCGAGGGGGCCATGTTCACCGCACGCATGACCGTCAGCCACCTCACCGACGCGGTGGCGGAAGGAGCGGCCCGATGAAGGGGATGAAAGGCACGTCGGGCAGGCCGGAAACGCCCCGTGGGCCGGGAACGTCCGTCGCGACCGACACGATCGACGTGCTCGTGGTCGACGACGACTTCATGGTGGCCCGAGTCCACCGCACCTTCGTCGAACGCGTCGAGCCGTTCCGGGTCGTCGGTGTCGCCAACACCGGCGAGCAGGCCACCCGCGCCGTCGACGAACTGCACCCGGACCTCGTCCTGCTCGACCTCTACCTGCCGGACGTCTTCGGCCTCGACGTCATCCCCCGCCTGCGCACCTCCGGCCACGACTGCGACGTCATGGTCATCAGCGCCGCACGGGAGGCCGACACGGTCCGCGGCGCCGTCCGCCACGGCGTCGTCGACTACCTCCTCAAACCGTTCGAGTTCGAGGACCTGCGCGCCCGCCTGGAGCGCTACGCCGTCCAGCGCGGCCGCCTGCTCGCCACCGTCGTGCACGGCCAGGCCGACGTGGACCGGGTCCTGGCCGGAGCGACCGTCCCGGCCTCCGCCGCCGGCACCCTCCCCAAGGGCATGAGCGTCGAGACCGCCGAACTGATCGAACGCACCCTCCGCACCGCCGAGGGCACCCTCTCCGCCGCCGAGTGCGCCACCCTGGCCGGCATCTCCCGCGTCAGCGCCCGCCGCTACCTGGAGCACTTCCACACCATCGGCAGCGCGGACGTGACGTTGCGGTACGGGGCGGCGGGGCGGCCCGAGCGGCGGTATCGGTTCCAGAGGTAGCCGGTTCCGGTGTGGTGCGTCAGACGGCGACGACCGTGACGCCCGCCTCCTCGAACCGTCGCACCATGTCCCCGCTCACCGCCACGTCCGTGACCAGCGTGTCCACGGATTTGGTCGCGCAGATCCGGGCGAAGGCCCGTTGCCCCAGCTTGCTGGAGTCGGCGGCGACGATCACGCGTTCGGCCCGCTCGCAGAGCAGGCGGTTGATCGCGGCCTCCGCCTCGTCGGTCGCCGCCGCGCCGTGGGTCACGTCGAGGGCGACCACGCCGAGGACGGCCACGTCGAGGGTGATCTGGCCGAGCACGCCGTCGGCCAGGGGGCCGACGAGCTCGTAGGACTGGGGGCGGGCGACGCCGCCGGTCAGCACGATCTTGAACTGGGGCCGCACCGCCAGCTCGTTGGCGATGTTGAGGGCGTTCGTGACGATCGTCAGGGCGGGCGATCCGGACGCGAGATCACTGCGTACGGCCAGCGCGCGGGCCACCTCGGTGGTGGTTGTGCCGCCGGTCAGGCCGACCGCCTCGCCGGGCGCGACGAGGTCGGCCACCGCCTTCGCGATGCGCTGCTTCTCGGAGGCGTGGCGGGCCGTCTTGTAGCGCAGCGGCAGCTCGTACGAGACGCCGTGCACGACCGCGCCGCCCCGGGTGCGTACGAGCATCTGCTGCTCGGCGAGCTGGTCGAAGTCGCGCCGGATCGTGGCCGCCGACACCGACAGCTCGGCCGCCGCCTCCTCGACGTCCAGCCGGCCCCGCTCCACGAGCAGCTCCAGCAGTGCCTGCCAGCGGGCGTCGCGCGACATCCGCACTCTCCGTCCGTCGATCCGCGTATTGATCCGAACGATCCGTGCGTCGCTCCGTGCAGCGGCCGTTCCCTGATCTTTCGGCGACCCTAACGCACACCGTTCACCCAGGAATGCTTGATTGTGCTCGAAAGCTGGCTATATCTTGCACGAACAATCATCATGACAGGGAGGTCACGGCGTGAGCCACGTGGAGAACGAGCTGAAGAGCCAGCCCGAGTGCTGGGCGCGGGCCGCGGGGGAGGCCGCGCTCCGCGGGGACGTGCTACCCGCCGCCGGGGAGCGGGTAGCCGTCGTCGGCTGCGGCACGTCGTGGTTCATGGCACAGGCCTTCGCGGTGCTGCGCGAGCAGGCGGGGCAGGGCGAGACGGACGCCTTCGCCGCCTCCGAGTTCCCGCACGGCCGCGCGTACGACCGGGTGGTCGCCCTGACCCGCTCCGGCACCACCACCGAGGTGCTCGAACTGCTCGGCCGGCTGAAGGGGCGTACGCGGACGGTCGCGATCACCGCTGATCCGCGAACTTCCGTGATGGAGGCGGCGGACGACATCGCCGTGCTCGACTACGCCGATGAGAAGTCCGTGGTGCAGACGCGGTTCGCGACCACCGCGCTCACCCTGCTGCGGGCGCACCTCGGGCTGCACGGCGACGCCGTTGTCGCCGACGCTCGTACCGCGCTGGCGGAGCCGCTGCCCGAGGGGCTCGTCGACTGCACGCAGTTCACGTTCCTGGGGCGCGGCTGGAGCGTGGGGCTCGCGAACGAGGCCGGGCTCAAGATGCGTGAGGCCTCGCTCGCGTGGACCGAGGCCTATCCGGCGATGGAGTACCGGCACGGGCCGATCAGCGTGACCACCGCGGGAACCGCGACCTGGATGCTCGGCGACGCACCCGAGGGGCTGGCCCAACAGGTCCGTGACACGGGCGCGTTGTGGGTCGGGGGCACGCTCGACCCGCTCGCCGAACTCGTCCGCGCCCAGCGCCTCGCCGTGGCCGTCGCCGCGGCCCGGGGCCTCGATCCCGACCAGCCCCGCCACCTCACCCGCTCGGTCATCCTCACCACGCCCTGAAGGGGGAGTCCATGTCTCTCGCAGCAGCCGGAGAGCTGGTCGCCCGGGCGGCCGCGTCCCGCACCGCCGTCGCGGCGTTCAACGTCATCACGCTGGAACACGTCGAGGCCGTCGTCGCCGGAGCCGAGGTCGCGGACGCGCCCGTCATCCTCCAAGTCAGCGAGAACGCGGTGAAGTTCCGCGGCGGACGGCTGCTCCCGCTGGCCCACGCCGCGAGCGCCGCCGCCGAACACGCCTCCGTACCCGTCGCGTTGCACCTCGACCACGTCCAGAGCGACGAGCTCCTGAGGCAGGCGGCCGGCGCCGGCTTCAGCTCCGTGATGTACGACGCGGCCCGCCTCCCGTACGCCGAGAACCTCGCGGCCACCCGGGCCGCCACCGACTGGGCGCATGCCCAAGGACTGTGGATCGAGGCCGAGTTGGGCGAGGTCGGCGGCAAGACGGGGCAGCCGCCGCTGGACGCCCACGCGGCGGGTGCCCGTACCGATCCGGCCGAGGCGCGCGCCTTCGTCGCCGACTCCGGCGTGGACGCCCTGGCCGTGGCCGTCGGCAGCACACACGCCATGACCACCCGCACCGCCGCCCTCGACCACGACCTCCTCAAACGTCTCGCCGCGGCCCTCGACGTGCCGCTCGTGCTGCACGGCTCGTCCGGTGTGCCGGACGCCGAGCTGAGAGCGGCCGTCGCGGGCGGCATCACGAAGGTGAACGTCGGCACCGCGCTCAACATCGCGATGACCGGTGCGATCAGGGATTACCTCACCGCCCATCCCGAGGCGGTCGACTCCCGCAAGTACCTGACCGTGGGACGGGCGGCGATGGCGGAGACGGTGACCCGGATCATCCGAGTCCTGGGCACCACCGGCTGACACCTCAGCCCGCGTCCACGAGCTTCTCGAAGAAGAACTCGTGCTTGAGGAACGACACGTCGTACTCGCTCCCCGGGTACGGCGGGATCAACTGGGCCGCCTGGAACAGCCGCCAGCCGTCCCGAAGGGCGTCCACCCCGGACTTGTACGGGGGTTCGTCACTGTCGCCGGTGGTGGGCGACGTGCGCCCCGTGCCGTCGTACACCGACCAGCCGACCACCGGCGAGTCCAGTGCCGACGTGGCGAGATAGAGCACCAGAACCTGCTGACGGGTTGTCATGCGACCCTCTCCTGAGGGCGGTTGGAGACGCGCGTCACCCAGTGCTCCAGGTCGAAGGACTCGTCGCCGGTCAGGGACCGCCACAGCAGCACGCGGTTGTAGATCTCCAGCCGGCCGGTGGCGGGCTCGTACCAGGGGAAGGTCGTCGAGAGCTCCTCCGCCACCCGGGGATCACCGAGGGCCGAGGTGTCCCAGAGCCGTCGCTGCCGTACGGTCGGATTGAAGCGGATCTTGAACATGTACCGCACCGCGTCGCTGTCGTTGCGCCGCCCGCCGTGCCACAGGCCGTGGTGCAGAAACACCACGGTGCCGGCCGGGCAGACGAGCCGGGACTGGCCGAGCAGGTTCTGATAGCGGCCGGTGTCCGTTTCGTTCGTGCGCCGCAGATGGCTGCCCGGCACGCTGAGGGTGCCGCCCATGTCGAGGGTCACGTCCTGCGGGTAGTACATCAGCTGGACGTCGAAGGCATCGGTGCGTACGTCGATGATCGCGTCGCCGTGCAGCGGCTGCGCCGCCCCCTCGCGGGGCTCACGGACGTGCACCGCGTGGTGGTCGACGCGCGGGTCCGGTCCGACGAGGCTGCGCAGGGCCCCGGCCACGGCCGGGATGTCGAGGAGCCGCCGGGCGAAGGAGCCCTCGGGGTAGGCGTCCGCCACCGCGCTGCCGTAGGGCACGCCCGGGACGCCCCGACCCAGGAACCCGATCGCCTCGGCGTTCATCTCCGCCGGCACCACCGCGTCGAGGCGCAACGAACCGTGGGCCACGAAATGCGCCATCCGCACCGAGCTCAACAGCGGAGGGACAGGGAGAGGGGCAAGGGCGGCGGGAGGGAGAGGCGGCGGGGGATGCTCGGGATTCGTCATGGTCCGAACGTACGGAGCGGGGCCCGTCCGGCGCGTTGGCCCGTTTCACCACCGCTGGTAGTTTTTCACCATGCGGGAGACGGAGATCCACCTCGGGGAGCCGCCCGTCGTCGCCAACGCGGGCGTCGGCGTGCACGGCGTCGCGAGCCGTACGGACGTCTTCCGGCTGCCGGAGCTGTGGCAACTGCATCTGTACCAGTACGAGGCCGAGCTGACCGTCGACGGCACGGCGCACGTCATCCGCCCCGGCCGAGTCAGCCTCGTACCGCCCGGCGCGACGGTCCGTTACCGCTACCGGGGCCGCTCGGAACACCTGTACGCGCATCTGCGCATCGCCCCCGCAGGGTCGCCGCGCACCGTGCCCGTGATGCAGGACGCCGGACCCGAACTGCCCATGCTGACCGGGCTGTTGCTCCAGGCGGTCGCCTCCGTGCCGGGCGAGCCGGAGCGAACCAGGGCGGAGATCTGGACCGCCCTGTGGCGCATCGCCCATCTCGCTCCGGCGGCCGAGCGGCCCGGACCGCACCCCGCCGTCACCGCCGCGATCGCCTACGTCGAGGCGAACCTCGCCGCCCCGCTCACCGTGCCCGCCGTGGCCCACGCCGCGGGCGTCTCGCACAACCACCTGACCCGGCTCTTCCGCGCCACCACGGGAGGCACCGTCGTCGCGTACATCCGGCGCCGCAGGCTCGACCGCGCCCACCACCTGCTGCGGGCCTCGACCCTGTCGATCCCGGCGGTCGCCGCGTCGGTCGGCATCCCCGACCTCCAGGCCTTCAACAAGGCGTGCCGACGAGAACTGGGAGCGTCCCCGCGAGCCCTGCGCGGCGAGCCGAGCGCCGCCTGAGCCCCATCGCGCGCCTGCCGCCTGCGAACGCCCCTCAGGACTCCGCGGACTCCTTGACAGCCTTCAGAACCACGAACTTCGCGTCGCTCGCGACCAGTCGGCTGTTGCCGAAGAGACGGCGCAGCTTCACGTGGTAGCCGAGATGGCGGTTGCCGACGACCCACAGCTCGCCACCCGGCCGCAGCGCCCGGCGTGCCCCGGTGAACATCCGCCAGGCGGTGGCGTCGGACGTCGCCTGGTGCGAGTGGAAGGGCGGATTGTTGAGTACGAGGTCGACGCTCGCGTCCGGAACGCCCTCCAGCCCGTCGCCGACGCGGAACTCCGCCTTGCCG contains:
- a CDS encoding sensor histidine kinase; this encodes MVATFRRQTLAGEMLVLQLAIVVVVLLAVAAVSLAQSEATFNRVEGRRVAALAEQLAANPLVRSQLVRPAPLEALAPLVNSTQTQSGVTSVTVTDADGRIVSSTNPTALGDRLALGEGAAEGRGWSGSLTLDGSRQLVAQVPVLGATQQNLGQYLGTVMIGEADPTVWQRLNGASSYLLAYLGIASGLGLVGSWLLARRVKRQTLGLEPREIAGLAEHREAMLYGIAEGVIALDPQHRLTLANDMGLRLLDLPEDCVGQSLAELGIEGRLRDVLVGDRKGAPHERDEVVIRHGRVLVMNRMTVTKDGRPLGSVTTLRDRTELARLEREIGSFRSSSELLRAQAHEFANQLHTISGLIEIGEEDEVVCYIRALNQRRQSLDVTLSRRVRDTAVAALLMAKASLAAERKVRLRISDSTALDRLVPEDAADVATVVGNLVDNAVDAASVAGVAGEADGHEAWVEVELRQDASSVEIVVRDSGPGVAPELAREVFLHGFTTKAAQEGERGIGLALTRLVCERHGGEISVTNTPEGAMFTARMTVSHLTDAVAEGAAR
- a CDS encoding AraC family transcriptional regulator; amino-acid sequence: MRETEIHLGEPPVVANAGVGVHGVASRTDVFRLPELWQLHLYQYEAELTVDGTAHVIRPGRVSLVPPGATVRYRYRGRSEHLYAHLRIAPAGSPRTVPVMQDAGPELPMLTGLLLQAVASVPGEPERTRAEIWTALWRIAHLAPAAERPGPHPAVTAAIAYVEANLAAPLTVPAVAHAAGVSHNHLTRLFRATTGGTVVAYIRRRRLDRAHHLLRASTLSIPAVAASVGIPDLQAFNKACRRELGASPRALRGEPSAA
- a CDS encoding phytanoyl-CoA dioxygenase family protein codes for the protein MAHFVAHGSLRLDAVVPAEMNAEAIGFLGRGVPGVPYGSAVADAYPEGSFARRLLDIPAVAGALRSLVGPDPRVDHHAVHVREPREGAAQPLHGDAIIDVRTDAFDVQLMYYPQDVTLDMGGTLSVPGSHLRRTNETDTGRYQNLLGQSRLVCPAGTVVFLHHGLWHGGRRNDSDAVRYMFKIRFNPTVRQRRLWDTSALGDPRVAEELSTTFPWYEPATGRLEIYNRVLLWRSLTGDESFDLEHWVTRVSNRPQERVA
- a CDS encoding SIS domain-containing protein; amino-acid sequence: MSHVENELKSQPECWARAAGEAALRGDVLPAAGERVAVVGCGTSWFMAQAFAVLREQAGQGETDAFAASEFPHGRAYDRVVALTRSGTTTEVLELLGRLKGRTRTVAITADPRTSVMEAADDIAVLDYADEKSVVQTRFATTALTLLRAHLGLHGDAVVADARTALAEPLPEGLVDCTQFTFLGRGWSVGLANEAGLKMREASLAWTEAYPAMEYRHGPISVTTAGTATWMLGDAPEGLAQQVRDTGALWVGGTLDPLAELVRAQRLAVAVAAARGLDPDQPRHLTRSVILTTP
- a CDS encoding class II fructose-bisphosphate aldolase, with translation MSLAAAGELVARAAASRTAVAAFNVITLEHVEAVVAGAEVADAPVILQVSENAVKFRGGRLLPLAHAASAAAEHASVPVALHLDHVQSDELLRQAAGAGFSSVMYDAARLPYAENLAATRAATDWAHAQGLWIEAELGEVGGKTGQPPLDAHAAGARTDPAEARAFVADSGVDALAVAVGSTHAMTTRTAALDHDLLKRLAAALDVPLVLHGSSGVPDAELRAAVAGGITKVNVGTALNIAMTGAIRDYLTAHPEAVDSRKYLTVGRAAMAETVTRIIRVLGTTG
- a CDS encoding DeoR/GlpR family DNA-binding transcription regulator, with protein sequence MSRDARWQALLELLVERGRLDVEEAAAELSVSAATIRRDFDQLAEQQMLVRTRGGAVVHGVSYELPLRYKTARHASEKQRIAKAVADLVAPGEAVGLTGGTTTTEVARALAVRSDLASGSPALTIVTNALNIANELAVRPQFKIVLTGGVARPQSYELVGPLADGVLGQITLDVAVLGVVALDVTHGAAATDEAEAAINRLLCERAERVIVAADSSKLGQRAFARICATKSVDTLVTDVAVSGDMVRRFEEAGVTVVAV
- a CDS encoding response regulator — protein: MKGTSGRPETPRGPGTSVATDTIDVLVVDDDFMVARVHRTFVERVEPFRVVGVANTGEQATRAVDELHPDLVLLDLYLPDVFGLDVIPRLRTSGHDCDVMVISAAREADTVRGAVRHGVVDYLLKPFEFEDLRARLERYAVQRGRLLATVVHGQADVDRVLAGATVPASAAGTLPKGMSVETAELIERTLRTAEGTLSAAECATLAGISRVSARRYLEHFHTIGSADVTLRYGAAGRPERRYRFQR